One Methanoculleus sp. 7T genomic window carries:
- a CDS encoding RNA-guided endonuclease InsQ/TnpB family protein yields the protein MPKAYRYRLYPTKSQVSQMEQTLEICRWVYNETLAMRKSAWEQEQRSISYYESKRQIPLWKKEHPELSGVYSQVLQDVSMRVDLAFKAFFRRVKAGENPGYPRFKGRGRYDSFTYPQYGFKLDRDRLHLSKIGDVKVLLHRPVEGTIKTLTIRRSSTGKWYACFSVEYDPSPLPQKETTVGIDVGLESFATFSNGEKIENPRFFRTDEKALAKAQRRLSKAEKGTPERKKARKTVAHIHERIANRRLNFAHQTSRKVVDRFGTIVFEDLNITNMQKNHHLAKSIADVAWNLFISITESKAEEAGSHVILVNPRNTSQMCSRCGMIVAKTLSDRVHSCPHCGLVMDRDQNAAINIMRLGLQSQG from the coding sequence GTGCCTAAAGCGTATCGCTATCGACTCTACCCGACAAAATCCCAGGTCTCTCAGATGGAGCAGACGCTGGAGATATGTCGGTGGGTCTATAACGAGACGCTTGCAATGCGGAAGAGTGCATGGGAGCAGGAACAGCGTTCTATCTCCTATTATGAGTCGAAACGCCAGATCCCGCTCTGGAAAAAGGAGCATCCTGAACTCTCTGGGGTCTATTCTCAGGTCTTGCAGGATGTCTCCATGCGCGTTGATCTTGCCTTCAAAGCCTTCTTCCGGCGGGTGAAGGCAGGGGAGAACCCCGGATATCCAAGGTTCAAAGGGCGGGGTCGGTACGACAGTTTCACATATCCGCAGTATGGCTTCAAACTCGATAGGGATCGTCTCCATCTCTCAAAGATCGGAGACGTGAAGGTCCTCCTCCACCGTCCGGTTGAAGGGACGATCAAGACCCTCACGATCCGGCGATCGTCGACCGGGAAGTGGTATGCCTGCTTCTCGGTCGAGTACGATCCTTCTCCTCTCCCACAGAAGGAGACCACAGTCGGGATCGATGTCGGTCTGGAGTCCTTCGCCACCTTCTCAAATGGGGAGAAGATTGAAAACCCCCGGTTCTTCCGTACCGACGAGAAGGCTCTTGCGAAGGCGCAGAGAAGACTCTCGAAAGCGGAGAAGGGCACTCCCGAACGGAAGAAAGCCCGGAAGACCGTCGCACACATCCACGAACGGATCGCCAACAGACGGCTCAATTTTGCTCACCAGACTTCCCGGAAGGTGGTGGATCGGTTCGGGACGATTGTGTTCGAGGATCTGAACATCACAAACATGCAGAAGAACCATCATCTGGCAAAAAGCATTGCCGATGTTGCCTGGAATCTGTTCATCTCGATCACAGAGAGCAAAGCGGAAGAGGCTGGCTCACACGTGATCCTGGTGAACCCCCGGAATACGTCTCAAATGTGCTCCAGATGTGGAATGATAGTCGCAAAGACGCTTTCGGATCGTGTCCACTCCTGCCCGCATTGTGGGCTGGTGATGGATCGCGACCAGAACGCGGCGATCAATATTATGAGATTGGGACTGCAATCTCAGGGGTAA
- a CDS encoding archaellin/type IV pilin N-terminal domain-containing protein — protein MMKLLKNEDAFTGLEAAIVLIAFIVVAAVFSYVMLGAGFFATQEAQRTVHTGSQQASSSLEIIGNIYGKTTATTEKSTANAHLQYILFSVGNTAGGAPIDITSMVVTFVCGEKADVITFDETNSITGIGGGTSADEATANTAITAGKWGVINTYNDVGAGRNKLLEPGEQFVVKIAFPDDGTVLKPNTRFSVNLQPAIGAAFPIKKTVPSNLYAVTPV, from the coding sequence ATGATGAAACTACTTAAGAACGAAGATGCATTCACTGGACTTGAGGCGGCGATCGTGTTGATCGCGTTCATCGTCGTGGCCGCGGTCTTCTCGTACGTGATGCTCGGGGCCGGGTTCTTCGCGACCCAAGAGGCGCAGAGGACCGTACACACCGGATCGCAACAGGCCAGTTCCAGCCTGGAGATCATCGGTAACATTTACGGAAAAACAACGGCAACAACCGAAAAGTCGACTGCAAATGCGCATCTCCAGTACATTCTGTTTTCCGTCGGGAACACCGCCGGCGGCGCACCGATCGATATCACCAGTATGGTGGTGACGTTTGTCTGCGGAGAGAAAGCAGACGTCATAACGTTCGACGAGACGAACTCCATCACCGGTATTGGTGGCGGCACGAGTGCCGACGAAGCTACCGCCAATACGGCCATCACCGCAGGCAAATGGGGTGTCATTAACACCTACAATGATGTTGGTGCGGGCAGAAACAAACTCCTCGAACCTGGCGAGCAGTTCGTCGTGAAGATCGCATTCCCTGATGACGGCACGGTGCTGAAACCCAACACCCGGTTCTCTGTGAACCTCCAGCCCGCGATCGGTGCGGCCTTCCCGATCAAGAAGACCGTACCTTCTAACCTCTATGCGGTGACCCCCGTCTAA
- a CDS encoding archaellin/type IV pilin N-terminal domain-containing protein — protein MSKFVRNEDAFTGLEAAIVLIAFIVVAAVFSYVMLGAGFFATGEAQRVVQTGVAQASSNLELSGPVIVTASSTTGLGKISFFLQLAAGGASVDMKKVTFTVATSTDMKTYQYGDVGSTWYANGVEQTTAKNDMLDKFEMVKITVPGSSGAALPKIEPNHRFTVEVKPDIGASLPINRVAPPDFQANQNYEVY, from the coding sequence ATGAGTAAATTCGTGAGAAACGAAGATGCATTCACCGGGCTTGAGGCGGCGATCGTGTTGATCGCGTTCATCGTCGTGGCCGCGGTGTTCTCGTACGTGATGCTCGGCGCCGGGTTCTTCGCGACCGGCGAGGCGCAGAGGGTCGTGCAGACGGGCGTGGCTCAGGCGAGCTCGAACCTTGAGTTGTCTGGACCGGTTATCGTAACGGCTTCAAGCACGACAGGTCTGGGCAAGATCAGCTTCTTCCTGCAGCTTGCTGCCGGGGGAGCATCGGTGGATATGAAGAAGGTCACCTTCACCGTAGCGACGTCTACTGACATGAAGACCTACCAGTATGGTGATGTAGGCTCGACGTGGTATGCAAACGGGGTTGAGCAAACCACAGCTAAGAACGACATGCTCGACAAGTTCGAGATGGTGAAGATCACCGTCCCGGGCAGCAGCGGAGCAGCCTTACCTAAAATCGAACCGAACCATCGGTTCACTGTGGAGGTCAAGCCCGACATAGGTGCTTCGCTCCCGATCAACCGGGTAGCACCGCCCGACTTCCAGGCGAACCAGAACTACGAGGTCTACTGA
- a CDS encoding type II toxin-antitoxin system HicA family toxin, translating into MPKLPVLTARKVIRVLKKKGFVLDRVEGSHHLLYHPETKRRVTVPVHGRNLPTGTLLEILKQVGVEREEIEDLLQMVCDSGLANALRTRVNMLEMEKPPGNSF; encoded by the coding sequence ATGCCTAAACTTCCGGTCCTCACGGCCCGGAAGGTTATCAGGGTTCTGAAGAAGAAGGGATTTGTGCTGGACCGGGTGGAGGGGAGTCACCACCTCCTCTATCATCCGGAGACGAAGCGCCGGGTCACTGTTCCGGTGCATGGGCGGAATCTTCCGACCGGCACGCTCCTGGAGATTCTCAAGCAGGTTGGGGTTGAGCGGGAGGAGATCGAGGATCTTTTGCAAATGGTTTGCGATTCTGGGCTGGCAAATGCACTTCGTACTCGCGTGAACATGCTTGAGATGGAAAAGCCGCCGGGAAACTCCTTTTGA
- a CDS encoding type II toxin-antitoxin system HicB family antitoxin: MVRNLNYRILLRKEPEGGYTVTVPTLARARVTFGETVEEAIAMAREAIELYLEDLREKGEEIPTEEGLLEYTLTIEAHA; encoded by the coding sequence ATGGTGAGAAACTTGAACTACCGTATCCTCCTCCGGAAAGAGCCGGAAGGCGGGTATACCGTCACCGTACCGACCCTCGCCCGTGCTCGCGTCACCTTCGGGGAGACCGTCGAGGAGGCGATAGCGATGGCACGAGAGGCCATCGAACTCTACCTTGAAGACCTCCGGGAGAAGGGTGAGGAAATCCCCACCGAGGAAGGACTGCTGGAATACACCCTCACCATCGAAGCCCATGCCTAA
- the speB gene encoding agmatinase, with translation MSDLFWLSKTGMHELAHLHFADADASYEDARYAVFGVPYDGTTSFKPGARFGPRAIRELSFNFESYDPSTGLDLYEVPFTDLGDLEVSRLPEEVVAQVADVAGDIVRDGKLPVMLGGEHTATVGAVEAVKPDVYVVCDAHLDLREELDGTPYSHGCVTRRVLDTVDDVVIIGARSGDREQFEVAAERARLYTADTVRDLGIAGVLGEVLKEIGDARVYLSIDADAIDCCLTPGLGTPEPFGMTPLDIREVVRTLAPHAVGFDYVEVAPFDSGQTAAVAAQMVREFIARHWIAGR, from the coding sequence TTGAGTGACCTGTTCTGGCTCTCGAAGACGGGCATGCACGAGCTTGCTCATCTCCATTTTGCGGATGCGGATGCATCGTATGAGGATGCCCGGTATGCCGTCTTCGGAGTGCCTTACGACGGTACGACATCGTTCAAGCCGGGGGCGCGGTTCGGCCCCCGGGCTATCCGGGAGTTGTCGTTCAACTTCGAGTCCTACGACCCCTCGACCGGTCTCGACCTCTACGAGGTTCCGTTCACGGACCTCGGCGACCTCGAGGTTTCCCGGCTGCCGGAGGAGGTCGTCGCCCAGGTGGCCGACGTTGCGGGGGACATCGTCCGCGACGGCAAACTGCCGGTGATGCTCGGCGGCGAGCATACCGCCACGGTCGGGGCGGTCGAGGCCGTGAAACCGGATGTCTACGTCGTCTGCGACGCGCACCTGGACCTGCGGGAAGAACTCGACGGGACGCCCTACAGTCACGGGTGCGTCACCCGCCGCGTCCTTGATACGGTCGACGACGTCGTCATCATCGGCGCCCGGAGCGGCGACCGCGAGCAGTTTGAGGTTGCGGCGGAGAGGGCGCGGCTCTATACCGCCGACACGGTGCGTGATTTGGGTATCGCCGGCGTCCTCGGGGAGGTTCTCAAAGAGATTGGAGATGCGCGGGTCTACCTCTCGATCGACGCCGATGCGATCGACTGCTGCCTCACCCCGGGCCTCGGGACGCCCGAGCCGTTCGGGATGACGCCGCTCGATATCAGGGAGGTCGTGCGGACCCTCGCGCCGCATGCTGTCGGGTTCGACTACGTCGAGGTCGCTCCGTTCGATTCCGGGCAGACGGCGGCGGTGGCGGCGCAGATGGTGCGGGAGTTCATCGCGCGGCACTGGATTGCCGGGCGGTGA
- a CDS encoding translation initiation factor IF-5A, whose product MKEQTEVGKLKEGRYVVVDDEPCRIVSIAISKPGKHGAAKSRIDCIGIFDGVKRSIVQPVSAKTYVPVVERKIAQVISIAGTNVQLMDVKDFEMFELAVTEEQVADLEPGKEIAYISSLGKKKLE is encoded by the coding sequence ATGAAGGAACAGACAGAAGTTGGAAAGCTAAAAGAGGGACGCTACGTCGTCGTTGATGATGAGCCTTGCAGGATTGTCTCCATCGCTATCTCCAAGCCCGGTAAGCACGGGGCTGCGAAGTCCCGGATCGACTGCATCGGCATCTTCGACGGTGTCAAGCGCTCGATTGTCCAGCCGGTCTCGGCGAAGACCTACGTCCCCGTGGTGGAGCGAAAGATTGCACAGGTCATCTCGATCGCCGGCACAAACGTCCAGCTCATGGATGTCAAGGACTTCGAGATGTTCGAACTCGCCGTGACCGAGGAACAGGTCGCCGACCTGGAACCCGGCAAAGAGATCGCCTACATCTCATCCCTGGGCAAGAAGAAACTTGAGTGA
- a CDS encoding bifunctional fructose-bisphosphatase/inositol-phosphate phosphatase has product MEFIRACDDLAGAVRDAVAGMVGTPEAGEYVKMGADGTPTKKIDQVAEDIIVDYFTRNPFCRRLISEELGCAEMGGEKGTIFLDPVDGTYNAVVGIPFYALSIAYAEEGIVQQGYVQNLATGETFHAVRGRGAFLDGHPIHVSGTSLLEESAMSVYGRKFDPTRILEVSRKIRRWRLLGASALELCYVGCGRIDGFIDVRGTLRVTDAAAGMLVCEEAGGTVSDLDGHTLIFPDEVSVGRSLVATNSVVHNKIIEYLR; this is encoded by the coding sequence ATGGAGTTCATCCGGGCATGCGACGACCTGGCAGGGGCCGTCAGGGATGCAGTGGCAGGAATGGTCGGGACGCCGGAAGCAGGGGAGTACGTGAAGATGGGCGCGGACGGCACGCCCACGAAGAAGATCGATCAGGTTGCGGAAGATATCATCGTGGACTACTTCACGCGCAACCCGTTCTGCCGGCGCCTGATCAGCGAGGAACTCGGGTGCGCCGAGATGGGCGGGGAGAAGGGCACCATCTTCCTCGACCCGGTCGACGGCACCTACAACGCCGTGGTCGGGATCCCCTTCTACGCCCTCTCCATTGCGTACGCAGAAGAAGGCATCGTCCAGCAGGGATACGTCCAGAACCTCGCCACGGGCGAGACGTTCCATGCCGTCCGGGGCCGGGGCGCCTTCCTCGACGGACACCCCATCCACGTCTCGGGGACATCGCTCCTCGAAGAGAGCGCCATGAGCGTCTACGGCCGGAAGTTCGACCCGACCCGCATACTCGAGGTCAGTAGAAAGATCCGGCGGTGGCGTCTCCTCGGCGCATCGGCGCTCGAACTCTGCTATGTCGGATGCGGCCGTATCGACGGGTTTATCGACGTGCGAGGGACGCTCCGTGTCACGGACGCCGCGGCGGGGATGCTGGTCTGCGAGGAGGCCGGCGGGACGGTCTCCGACCTCGATGGACACACACTCATCTTCCCTGACGAAGTCTCCGTCGGGCGGAGCCTCGTCGCCACGAACAGCGTCGTGCACAACAAGATCATCGAGTATCTGAGGTAG
- a CDS encoding NAD(+)/NADH kinase translates to MKIVLVSRIDDADALRYTAALAEELEGLGHDVALEEGTARHLGREGIPFEEIAGDLVVVVGGDGSVLLTVHQMRKQVPVLGINWGEVGFLADLEPDEAGAFFAAHKGVFQVERRMRVSLSVDGRWLGDALNEAVIVTDRPAKMLRFGVYVDGKSAERFRADGLLISTPTGSTAYAMSAGGPIVDPQIEGFLLIPLAPYMLSSRPHLISTGRNVEISLETEKPAHLVIDGQTTFELEREATVTVKKSEEPALFVSTGKPFFEKVNHKLRNL, encoded by the coding sequence ATGAAGATCGTGCTGGTATCGCGTATCGACGATGCGGATGCGCTCCGCTACACCGCGGCGCTTGCGGAGGAACTCGAAGGTCTGGGGCACGACGTCGCCCTCGAAGAGGGGACGGCACGGCACCTCGGAAGGGAGGGGATCCCGTTTGAAGAGATCGCCGGCGACCTGGTCGTGGTCGTCGGCGGCGACGGGTCGGTCCTCCTCACCGTCCACCAGATGAGAAAGCAGGTCCCGGTCCTCGGGATCAACTGGGGCGAGGTAGGGTTCCTTGCCGACCTGGAGCCGGACGAAGCGGGAGCGTTCTTCGCCGCCCATAAAGGCGTGTTTCAGGTCGAACGCCGGATGCGGGTCAGCCTCTCCGTCGACGGGAGGTGGCTTGGAGACGCCCTCAACGAGGCGGTGATCGTCACCGACAGGCCGGCGAAGATGCTCCGGTTCGGCGTCTACGTCGACGGGAAGTCTGCAGAACGATTCAGGGCCGACGGCCTGCTGATATCGACCCCGACCGGGTCGACCGCCTACGCCATGAGCGCGGGAGGGCCGATCGTCGACCCGCAGATCGAGGGGTTCCTCCTCATACCCCTTGCGCCCTACATGCTCTCGTCCCGTCCCCACCTCATCAGCACCGGGAGAAACGTCGAGATCTCCCTTGAGACCGAGAAGCCGGCGCACCTTGTCATCGACGGACAGACCACGTTCGAACTGGAGAGGGAGGCCACGGTCACGGTCAAAAAATCGGAGGAACCGGCGCTCTTCGTCAGTACCGGAAAACCCTTCTTTGAGAAGGTAAACCACAAACTGCGCAACCTCTGA
- a CDS encoding DUF169 domain-containing protein, which yields MEDQMRTKVSYAEIAETLKKTLNLRGSPVAVKLAKSPEGIPEGVGPIEETVRHCQMISRARLNGEIFYATADKHVCMGGGWALGLKELTRSLRTGEFYFKLGKFESWAACMRTIQQVPHIPELETYATVYAPLEKAPFDPHVVVIVTEPRGMLKLAQATLYQLGGRITSSMSGIQSVCADATAQPYLTGKINYSLGCDGSRRFSGIEDNELVMGIPAEILPEFTQALTVVTGAPGSVR from the coding sequence ATGGAAGACCAGATGCGCACGAAGGTCTCCTACGCGGAGATCGCAGAGACGCTGAAGAAAACCCTCAATCTCCGGGGATCACCGGTCGCGGTGAAACTCGCAAAGAGCCCGGAGGGCATCCCCGAAGGGGTCGGCCCGATCGAGGAGACGGTCCGCCACTGCCAGATGATCAGCAGAGCCCGGCTGAACGGCGAGATCTTCTACGCGACCGCCGACAAGCACGTCTGCATGGGGGGCGGCTGGGCCCTCGGGCTCAAAGAACTCACGAGAAGCCTCCGGACAGGAGAGTTCTACTTCAAACTCGGCAAGTTCGAGAGTTGGGCCGCCTGTATGCGGACCATCCAGCAGGTGCCGCATATCCCGGAACTCGAGACCTACGCGACAGTCTATGCGCCGCTTGAGAAGGCGCCGTTTGACCCGCACGTCGTCGTCATCGTCACCGAACCCCGGGGAATGCTGAAACTCGCGCAGGCCACGCTCTATCAACTCGGCGGGCGGATAACCTCCTCGATGTCGGGGATCCAGTCCGTCTGTGCAGACGCGACCGCGCAACCCTACCTCACCGGCAAGATCAACTACTCCCTCGGATGCGACGGCTCGCGCCGGTTCTCCGGCATTGAGGACAACGAACTCGTCATGGGCATCCCAGCCGAGATCCTCCCCGAGTTCACCCAAGCCCTTACGGTCGTCACCGGTGCGCCCGGGTCGGTGCGGTAA
- a CDS encoding ACT domain-containing protein: MKLEMKDQPGQLVAALKPISAVGGNIIAVIHQREASTTAEALDVQIVLELPEGRLERLLELLREQGVSVVRIGEERLLYECTLIMIGHLMHTDLSDTVNQIDKTGSAEVTELSMVMPAIKSPSSARITIRSTTRAEMKKAIRILRDVAKQKKLLIIEPLEDA, encoded by the coding sequence ATGAAGCTGGAGATGAAAGACCAGCCCGGACAGCTGGTTGCGGCCCTCAAACCGATCTCGGCCGTCGGGGGGAATATCATAGCGGTCATTCACCAGAGGGAGGCCTCGACGACCGCAGAAGCACTGGACGTCCAGATCGTTCTCGAACTGCCGGAGGGGCGCCTCGAGAGACTCTTGGAACTGCTTCGGGAGCAAGGCGTCAGTGTCGTGCGGATCGGCGAAGAACGGCTCCTCTACGAGTGCACGCTGATCATGATCGGGCACCTGATGCATACGGACCTCTCCGACACGGTCAATCAGATCGACAAGACCGGCTCTGCAGAGGTGACGGAACTCTCTATGGTCATGCCGGCGATCAAATCCCCGTCTTCAGCCCGCATCACCATCCGTTCGACCACCCGGGCGGAGATGAAGAAGGCGATCAGGATTCTCCGCGACGTCGCGAAGCAGAAGAAACTCCTCATCATCGAGCCCTTGGAGGACGCATGA
- a CDS encoding homoserine dehydrogenase, translating to MRIALLGFGSVGRGIAQAILAKDLNITVTGLADSRSGIIDAGGIDLAAALARKEQGGPCGNPGVGTMDVVEKADYDVLVEVTPTNVETGEPALGHIREALRRRKHVVTSNKGPIALAYPELRALAEANGVLLKYEATVCGAIPLIHALQEGLAGNTISRLCGVFNGTCNYILTRMAEDALTYEQALAEARELGYAEADPTYDVKGIDAAIKLVILANTILDMHTTLDDVERTGIDRLTPDALELAEDLDCTIRLIGEIIPGSGVLRVSPRIVPKVHPLVVEGTLNAVTVEADLAGELTFIGKGAGSTETASAVIGDLLYIRDRYVQGS from the coding sequence ATGCGGATCGCGCTCCTAGGCTTCGGCTCCGTGGGCCGGGGTATCGCCCAGGCCATCCTTGCAAAAGACCTTAATATCACCGTCACCGGCCTTGCCGACTCGCGGAGCGGCATCATCGACGCCGGCGGGATCGACCTTGCGGCGGCGCTTGCCCGGAAGGAGCAGGGCGGACCCTGCGGCAACCCGGGCGTCGGCACTATGGACGTCGTAGAGAAGGCGGACTACGACGTCCTCGTCGAGGTGACCCCGACGAACGTGGAGACCGGCGAACCGGCACTGGGCCATATCAGGGAGGCCCTCCGGCGCCGGAAGCATGTCGTCACCTCGAATAAAGGCCCGATCGCTCTTGCATACCCCGAACTCCGGGCTCTCGCGGAGGCAAACGGCGTCCTCCTGAAGTACGAGGCAACGGTCTGCGGCGCCATCCCGCTCATTCATGCCCTCCAGGAAGGGCTCGCCGGGAACACCATCTCCCGGCTCTGCGGGGTCTTCAACGGCACCTGCAACTACATCCTCACCCGCATGGCCGAAGACGCCCTCACCTACGAGCAGGCCCTTGCCGAGGCTCGGGAACTTGGATACGCCGAAGCGGACCCCACTTACGACGTCAAAGGGATCGATGCGGCGATCAAACTGGTCATCCTCGCCAACACCATCCTCGATATGCATACCACGCTCGACGACGTCGAGAGGACCGGGATCGACCGCCTGACACCTGACGCCCTGGAGCTTGCGGAGGATCTGGACTGCACGATCAGGCTCATCGGCGAGATTATTCCGGGTTCCGGGGTGCTGCGCGTATCGCCGAGGATTGTCCCGAAAGTCCACCCGCTCGTCGTCGAAGGAACACTCAACGCCGTTACCGTGGAGGCTGACCTCGCCGGGGAACTCACATTCATCGGGAAGGGTGCAGGTTCCACGGAGACCGCCAGCGCCGTGATCGGCGATCTCCTCTACATCCGTGACAGGTATGTCCAGGGTTCTTGA
- a CDS encoding helix-turn-helix domain-containing protein: protein MSRVLERRKEYLRLMRQMTLEKGYFTVVDIAGAFDTPRSTVQDWVNRLIEEGCVVLTEEQRGRHAARYAASSVIPESACRRVFTTVDGDEVEIYHECMSGGCAAFCEFHHARAGGALRSVHRDGTLLRERAFLGRRDVFVGLDPAPAVGIVGVFHEGDYIHQHIKCIGGPAYSLTDMLSLAEGVCGVTVHRERPVVEGEVITRALAYVAIGIDDTDTETEGATFALALALLQHLAKLDGVMPIGHRVAMLNPRLENPTAGNSCSYIELAVEPDQVPRIEEAAVRFVADEAASPEWGIAVRQGFRIPRDLRAYGKSARESVVTRETAEAVAERFGARLHGGRGVIGALAAIALVGLPHDVLLDPQRDVCAGLEPAE from the coding sequence ATGTCCAGGGTTCTTGAGCGAAGGAAAGAGTACCTGCGGCTGATGCGTCAGATGACGCTTGAGAAGGGCTACTTTACGGTGGTCGATATCGCCGGGGCCTTCGATACCCCCCGGAGCACCGTTCAGGACTGGGTGAACCGCCTCATCGAGGAGGGGTGCGTCGTCCTCACTGAGGAGCAGCGGGGGCGGCACGCAGCCCGGTATGCGGCGAGCAGCGTGATCCCGGAGAGCGCCTGCCGGCGGGTCTTTACCACCGTCGACGGCGACGAGGTCGAGATCTACCACGAGTGCATGAGCGGAGGGTGCGCCGCCTTCTGCGAGTTCCACCATGCCCGAGCCGGCGGCGCCCTCCGGTCGGTCCACCGTGACGGGACCCTGCTCCGGGAACGGGCGTTCCTCGGACGGCGGGACGTCTTTGTCGGGCTCGACCCTGCACCGGCGGTCGGCATCGTCGGCGTCTTTCACGAGGGTGACTACATCCATCAGCATATCAAGTGCATCGGGGGCCCGGCCTACTCGCTCACCGATATGCTCTCCCTTGCCGAAGGCGTCTGCGGCGTCACCGTCCACCGCGAGCGGCCGGTGGTCGAGGGGGAGGTGATCACCCGGGCGCTCGCATACGTCGCCATCGGCATCGACGACACCGATACCGAGACCGAGGGAGCAACGTTCGCCCTCGCCCTCGCCCTCCTCCAGCACCTCGCAAAACTGGACGGCGTCATGCCTATCGGCCATCGTGTTGCGATGCTCAACCCCCGGCTCGAGAACCCGACCGCCGGGAACTCCTGCAGTTATATCGAACTCGCGGTGGAGCCGGACCAGGTGCCGCGGATCGAGGAGGCCGCCGTGCGGTTCGTCGCCGATGAGGCGGCCTCCCCTGAGTGGGGCATCGCAGTCAGGCAGGGGTTCCGGATACCAAGGGACCTCCGGGCGTACGGGAAGAGCGCAAGAGAGTCGGTGGTCACGCGGGAGACGGCGGAGGCCGTAGCCGAACGGTTCGGAGCCCGGCTCCACGGCGGCCGGGGCGTCATCGGAGCGCTCGCGGCCATCGCGCTCGTCGGGCTCCCGCACGACGTCCTCCTCGACCCGCAGCGGGATGTCTGCGCCGGGTTGGAGCCGGCGGAGTGA
- a CDS encoding DUF2284 domain-containing protein, translating to MRRDLESEIEKLSSLARERGAEARPIAAGDVVVAEWVRFKCRFGCKGYGKHMSCPPYAPAPAETRRLLAEYVTGILLRFEGVPGHPDLKPDEIPLDFHPFFRDLILWVNSTVHFLEKTAFYDDFPKAFGFGGYPCIYCEHLHCVAEEHEGVVDESIRRLCRHMDLVRPTMEGAGIDVFSTARKVGWDLHVIPCRDLEYGKIVHGDITSIGLVLIE from the coding sequence GTGAGACGCGACCTTGAGAGCGAGATCGAAAAACTCTCCTCCCTCGCACGGGAGCGCGGTGCGGAGGCACGGCCGATAGCGGCCGGCGACGTGGTCGTTGCTGAGTGGGTGCGGTTCAAGTGCCGGTTCGGGTGCAAAGGCTACGGGAAGCACATGTCCTGCCCGCCGTACGCCCCTGCCCCCGCCGAGACCAGGCGGCTGCTCGCCGAGTACGTCACCGGCATCCTCCTCCGGTTCGAAGGCGTGCCTGGGCATCCCGACCTGAAGCCCGACGAGATACCCCTCGACTTCCATCCGTTCTTCCGCGACCTCATCCTCTGGGTGAACTCGACGGTGCACTTCCTCGAAAAGACAGCCTTCTACGACGATTTCCCGAAAGCGTTCGGGTTCGGGGGATATCCCTGCATATACTGCGAGCACCTGCACTGCGTCGCCGAAGAGCACGAAGGCGTCGTTGACGAGAGCATCCGCAGGCTTTGCCGGCACATGGACCTCGTCCGCCCGACCATGGAGGGCGCCGGAATCGATGTCTTTTCCACCGCCCGGAAGGTCGGGTGGGACCTGCACGTCATCCCCTGCAGGGACCTCGAGTACGGGAAGATCGTCCACGGCGACATCACCTCGATAGGGCTCGTCCTCATCGAGTGA